Below is a genomic region from Prolixibacteraceae bacterium.
TCGTATCTAGTGGTTCCTATCCAATTATCAAACACCTCATCCATGTCAAGACTTTAACGCCCTAAACTAACAACATGAAGTCATGAGGTTTTGTTTACACTTTCACCAAAAGCATCGTCACAATGAATATCCATTCATCCACCTTCTGGCTTATTCATCAAATATGCCACTTTATTCTGTAAAAACTGCATAAAACACCCATTTTATGAATAAACAATGAATAAACAATAAAAAAGTCACCTCTACTATCAAAAAGAAATGACAAATCTCCCAATGATAGTAAAGATGACTTTACAATAACACTCTATGATCTAAAAGAGGACCTTAACTGATAATGTTTTTCACTTAATGACCTAATGCGCTCCACGGATTCCAATCTTGCTCCACCGAAATGATATCATGTTGTTTTGCATAAGACGCATATATTGCCTTAAGCTCATCAAGCATCTCGGGGTATTGCTCTTCCAAAGGAGTTGTCTCACCGGGATCTTTTTCAATATTATAAAGATGCCATTGCCCATCTCCCCACATTCCTTTTCTTATCATGCGTGCTTTCATATTACTCTTCATCACATACATATTTCCAAACAATTCAAAAGCAACCCACTCTTCATCACTTCTCACATAATCTCTCTTCTTCTCTAAAAATCCTCTCATAGACACGCCCGTTGGCGCTACAATCTTTCGATCTTTATACATTGTCTTTGGAACCTCTACTCCCGCATAGTCCAATATGGTGATTGGAATATCTTTGATTGATGACATCTTAGCTGTAGCTTCATTTTTACGAAGTGGGGTGTCCCATTTTGGTTGCTTAATAATCATTGGCACACGTATTCCTCCTTCAGCAACAAAAGCCTTCCACCATTGAAGTGTTCCAGTGGCTACATTTGCCCAATTCATTCCTATTTGCCAGTTAGTATTCCCTTTCCCAACATCATCTAAATTAGAACTATAGTTCTTCTCAACCCATGCTTTCATTAAAGGATTACTCAATACTCCTCTCAAATCTGTTCCCTCAGGACCATTGTCCGTAATATAAACAATCAAAGTATTATCATATTTCCCACTGGCTTTCAGATAATCGATAAGTCGACCTATTGACTCATCCTGATCTTCAATCATCGCCGAATAGGTAGCCATAATACGAGCCTGTATCTTCTTAGTATGTTCAGGAAGATCTTTCCATCTTTTTAACAAAGGATTCAATGCAGGATCTGGATATGGTGTATCATACGATATTACACCATGTTTTTTCAGCATCTCGAATCGTTTTTTCTTAAGGTTTTCATATCCAGTTCTTAAATAGAAGCTATAATACTTGTCAATCTTATCTTGAGGAGCCTGAATAGGAAGGTGGGCTGTTGTGAATGCTACATATGCAAAGAAAGGCTTATTATCCAACTCATTACTCTTCAAATACTCTAACATTTTACCTGTATAAAGAATATTTGAATAAACACCATTTGGACGAACAACCGATTTTCCATCCTCAAAAAACTTCTCCTCGGCAATTGGAGGTATTTTGCCTTTCGAAATATATGATGCAGTTTCTGGATCTTTAGCATCAGGAAGCATTACTTGCTGATTCCAATGGTTTGAACCTCCAACATATATTCCATATGATCTTTCAAATCCCCATTCGTGTG
It encodes:
- a CDS encoding sulfatase-like hydrolase/transferase, producing MVQSKKIIGGVMVLSSLILGSCGGRQTKTSETVRPNILLLVGDDMGFSDIGPFGSEVNTPQLNTLAEQGIKFTNFHATPVCSVSRSQILTGCNNIEVGLGAFDYTVYPPAEGKKGYEGYLTRNTVTIAELLRDAGYHTYTVGKWHLGGVHGGGHGPHEWGFERSYGIYVGGSNHWNQQVMLPDAKDPETASYISKGKIPPIAEEKFFEDGKSVVRPNGVYSNILYTGKMLEYLKSNELDNKPFFAYVAFTTAHLPIQAPQDKIDKYYSFYLRTGYENLKKKRFEMLKKHGVISYDTPYPDPALNPLLKRWKDLPEHTKKIQARIMATYSAMIEDQDESIGRLIDYLKASGKYDNTLIVYITDNGPEGTDLRGVLSNPLMKAWVEKNYSSNLDDVGKGNTNWQIGMNWANVATGTLQWWKAFVAEGGIRVPMIIKQPKWDTPLRKNEATAKMSSIKDIPITILDYAGVEVPKTMYKDRKIVAPTGVSMRGFLEKKRDYVRSDEEWVAFELFGNMYVMKSNMKARMIRKGMWGDGQWHLYNIEKDPGETTPLEEQYPEMLDELKAIYASYAKQHDIISVEQDWNPWSALGH